One Microbacterium sp. No. 7 genomic window carries:
- a CDS encoding pyruvate carboxylase, which produces MFRKILVANRGEIAIRAFRAAYELGARTVAVFPYEDRYSLHRLKADEAYQIGEKGHPVRAYLDVDEIIRVALESGADAIYPGYGFLSENPDLAARAAENGIVFVGPPARVLEMAGNKVTAKEHAIAAGVPVLRSTEASDDVDALVAQADDIGFPIFVKAVAGGGGRGMRRVETKAQLAPALAEAMREAGSAFGDARVFLEQAVQRPRHVEVQILADKTGHTVHLFERDCSVQRRHQKVIEIAPAPNLADDVRADLHRYAVAFAESIGYENAGTVEFLLETAGPRAGEVVFIEMNPRIQVEHTVTEEVTDVDLVQSQLRIAAGQTIDELGLQQENIQLRGAALQCRITTEDPAQGFRPDTGKITTYRSPGGAGIRLDGGTTAAGSQVSPHFDSMLSKLTCRGRDFPSAVRRSRRALAEFRIRGVSTNIPFLKRVLDDPTFVAGDLSTAFIDERPELVRPTLSKDRGSKILAWLADVTVNRPNGENPISIDPRLKLPAVDLSAPAPEGTRQQLLRLGPEGFARALREQSALAVTETTFRDAHQSLLATRVRTKDLVGVAPHVARLTPQLWSVEAWGGATYDVALRFLGEDPWERLDALRTALPNVAIQMLLRGRNTVGYTPYPTEVTDAFVSEAARSGIDVFRIFDALNDVSQMRPAIDAVLQTGTSVAEVAVCYTGDLLDPSESLYTLDYYLRLAEQIVDAGAHVLAIKDMAGLLRPGAVARLVTALRERFDLPVHVHTHDTAGGQLATLLAASAAGADAVDAAAAPMSGTTSQPSLSALVAALAHTERDTGLDLQAVSDLEPYWEAVRHQYRPFESGLPGPTGRVYRHEIPGGQLSNLRQQAIALGLADDFELIEDMYAAANEILGRVPKVTPSSKVVGDLALHLAAVKADPADFAENPQNYDIPDSVVGFMAGELGDLPGGWPEPFRSKVLEGREVKVGVTPVGDDDLAALQGEPAARRDALNRLLFPAPTRTFREARDTYGDLSVLDTADYLYGLTPGQEHVVEIERGVQLYVGLEAIGTADEKGMRTVMATLNGQLRPTFVRDRSITVEARQAEKADTSRPGQVAAPFSGVVTLKAEVGDRVSAGQPVASIEAMKMEAAITSPVDGVVERRVIAGTAPVEAGDLLLVVRPSE; this is translated from the coding sequence ATGTTCCGCAAGATCCTGGTTGCGAACCGCGGTGAGATCGCGATCCGTGCCTTCCGCGCCGCCTACGAGCTCGGCGCGCGAACGGTCGCCGTCTTCCCCTATGAGGATCGCTATTCGCTGCACCGGCTCAAGGCCGACGAGGCGTACCAGATCGGCGAGAAGGGGCACCCGGTGCGGGCCTACCTCGACGTGGACGAGATCATCCGCGTCGCGCTGGAGAGCGGCGCCGACGCCATCTACCCGGGCTACGGGTTCCTCTCCGAGAACCCCGACCTCGCCGCCCGCGCCGCCGAGAACGGCATCGTCTTCGTCGGCCCGCCCGCGCGCGTGCTGGAGATGGCGGGCAACAAGGTCACCGCGAAGGAGCACGCGATCGCCGCGGGCGTGCCGGTGCTGCGCTCGACCGAGGCGTCCGACGACGTCGACGCGCTCGTCGCACAGGCCGACGACATCGGCTTCCCGATCTTCGTGAAGGCGGTCGCCGGCGGCGGCGGCCGCGGCATGCGTCGCGTCGAGACGAAGGCGCAGCTCGCGCCCGCGCTCGCCGAGGCGATGCGCGAGGCGGGGAGCGCGTTCGGCGACGCGCGCGTCTTCCTGGAGCAGGCCGTGCAGCGCCCGCGTCACGTCGAGGTGCAGATCCTCGCCGACAAGACGGGGCACACGGTGCACCTGTTCGAGCGCGACTGCTCCGTGCAGCGCCGACACCAGAAGGTCATCGAGATCGCCCCGGCGCCGAACCTCGCCGACGACGTGCGCGCCGACCTGCACCGCTACGCGGTCGCCTTCGCCGAGTCGATCGGCTACGAGAACGCGGGAACGGTGGAGTTCCTGCTCGAGACCGCCGGCCCGCGCGCGGGCGAGGTCGTCTTCATCGAGATGAACCCGCGCATCCAGGTCGAGCACACCGTGACCGAGGAGGTCACCGACGTCGACCTCGTGCAGTCGCAGCTGCGCATCGCCGCGGGGCAGACGATCGACGAGCTCGGGCTGCAGCAGGAGAACATCCAGCTGCGCGGCGCCGCGCTGCAGTGCCGCATCACGACCGAGGACCCGGCGCAGGGCTTCCGCCCCGACACGGGCAAGATCACGACCTACCGGTCGCCGGGCGGCGCCGGCATCCGTCTCGACGGCGGCACGACCGCCGCCGGATCGCAGGTGAGCCCGCATTTCGACTCGATGCTGTCGAAGCTCACCTGCCGCGGCCGCGACTTCCCGTCGGCGGTGCGACGCTCGCGGCGCGCGCTCGCCGAGTTCCGCATCCGCGGCGTCTCCACGAACATCCCGTTCCTCAAGCGCGTGCTCGACGACCCGACGTTCGTCGCGGGCGACCTGTCCACCGCGTTCATCGACGAGCGCCCCGAGCTCGTGCGGCCGACGCTGTCGAAGGACCGTGGATCGAAGATCCTCGCGTGGCTCGCCGACGTCACCGTGAACCGGCCGAACGGCGAGAACCCGATCTCGATCGACCCGCGCCTGAAGCTGCCGGCCGTCGACCTGTCGGCGCCGGCGCCCGAGGGCACGCGCCAGCAGCTGCTGCGCCTGGGGCCGGAGGGCTTCGCGCGCGCCCTGCGCGAGCAGTCCGCGCTCGCGGTCACCGAGACGACCTTCCGCGACGCGCACCAGTCGCTGCTCGCGACGCGCGTGCGCACGAAGGACCTGGTGGGCGTGGCACCGCACGTCGCGCGTCTCACGCCGCAGCTGTGGTCGGTCGAGGCGTGGGGCGGTGCCACGTACGACGTCGCGCTGCGCTTCCTGGGCGAGGACCCGTGGGAGCGCCTCGACGCCCTGCGCACGGCCCTGCCGAACGTCGCGATCCAGATGCTGCTGCGCGGCCGCAACACGGTCGGCTACACGCCGTACCCCACCGAGGTCACCGACGCGTTCGTGAGCGAGGCCGCGCGCAGCGGCATCGACGTCTTCCGCATCTTCGACGCCCTCAACGACGTCAGCCAGATGCGCCCCGCGATCGACGCGGTGCTGCAGACCGGCACCTCGGTCGCCGAGGTCGCCGTCTGCTACACGGGCGACCTGCTCGACCCGAGCGAGAGCCTCTACACGCTCGACTACTACCTGCGGCTCGCGGAGCAGATCGTGGATGCCGGCGCGCACGTGCTCGCGATCAAGGACATGGCGGGCCTGCTCCGCCCGGGCGCCGTCGCGCGCCTGGTCACCGCGCTGCGCGAGCGGTTCGACCTGCCCGTGCACGTGCACACGCACGACACGGCCGGCGGCCAGCTCGCGACGCTGCTCGCCGCGAGCGCCGCCGGTGCGGACGCCGTCGACGCGGCCGCGGCGCCCATGTCGGGCACGACGAGCCAGCCGTCGCTGTCGGCCCTCGTGGCCGCGCTCGCGCACACCGAGCGCGACACGGGCCTCGATCTGCAGGCGGTGTCGGACCTGGAGCCCTACTGGGAGGCCGTGCGCCACCAGTACCGGCCGTTCGAGTCGGGTCTTCCCGGCCCCACCGGTCGCGTGTACCGCCACGAGATCCCGGGCGGCCAGCTGTCGAACCTGCGCCAGCAGGCGATCGCGCTGGGCCTCGCCGACGACTTCGAGCTCATCGAGGACATGTACGCGGCGGCCAACGAGATCCTGGGGCGGGTGCCCAAGGTCACGCCCTCCTCGAAGGTGGTCGGCGACCTGGCGCTCCACCTCGCCGCGGTCAAGGCCGATCCGGCGGACTTCGCCGAGAACCCGCAGAACTACGACATCCCCGACTCGGTCGTCGGCTTCATGGCGGGCGAGCTGGGCGACCTGCCCGGCGGATGGCCCGAGCCGTTCCGCAGCAAGGTGCTCGAGGGCCGCGAGGTGAAGGTCGGCGTCACGCCCGTGGGCGACGACGACCTGGCCGCGCTGCAGGGCGAGCCGGCGGCGCGCCGCGACGCGCTCAACCGCCTGCTCTTCCCGGCGCCCACGCGCACCTTCCGCGAGGCGCGCGACACCTACGGCGACCTCAGCGTGCTCGACACGGCCGACTACCTCTACGGCCTGACGCCGGGCCAGGAGCACGTCGTCGAGATCGAACGCGGCGTGCAGCTGTACGTCGGCCTCGAGGCGATCGGAACCGCCGACGAGAAGGGCATGCGCACCGTCATGGCCACCCTCAACGGCCAGCTGCGTCCGACCTTCGTGCGCGACCGGTCGATCACCGTCGAGGCGCGGCAGGCCGAGAAGGCCGACACGAGCAGGCCCGGTCAGGTCGCCGCGCCGTTCTCGGGCGTCGTGACGCTCAAGGCGGAGGTCGGAGACCGGGTGAGCGCGGGTCAGCCCGTCGCATCGATCGAGGCGATGAAGATGGAGGCGGCCATCACGTCGCCCGTCGACGGCGTCGTCGAGCGCCGCGTCATCGCGGGGACGGCGCCGGTCGAGGCCGGCGATCTTTTGCTGGTGGTGCGGCCGTCCGAGTAA
- the def gene encoding peptide deformylase, translating into MTVRPIRLFGDPVLRAACAPIETIDDGIRALVRDLVDTVELPGRAGVAAPQIGVGLRAFSYNVDGVIGYVLNPVLVEASGEPAPVGEGCLSVPHVWHEALRHPYAKVVGIDLDGDEVVLEGEGLMAQALQHETDHLDGMLFLSRLDPQTRRTAMREIRESDWF; encoded by the coding sequence ATGACCGTCCGCCCCATCCGCCTCTTCGGCGACCCGGTGCTCCGCGCCGCCTGCGCGCCCATCGAGACGATCGACGACGGCATCCGCGCCCTCGTGCGCGACCTCGTCGACACGGTGGAGCTCCCCGGCCGCGCGGGCGTGGCCGCCCCGCAGATCGGCGTGGGACTGCGCGCGTTCAGCTACAACGTCGACGGCGTGATCGGGTACGTGCTCAACCCCGTGCTCGTCGAGGCGTCGGGCGAGCCGGCCCCCGTCGGCGAGGGATGCCTGTCGGTGCCGCACGTGTGGCACGAGGCGCTGCGGCATCCCTACGCGAAGGTCGTCGGCATCGACCTCGACGGCGACGAGGTCGTGCTGGAGGGCGAGGGGCTGATGGCGCAGGCGCTGCAGCACGAGACGGACCATCTCGACGGCATGCTGTTCCTCAGCCGCCTCGACCCTCAGACGCGTCGTACGGCGATGCGCGAGATCCGCGAGTCGGACTGGTTCTGA